GGTCGCGGCTACGATGATACTATCTGAATCGTCTTGTTCCAAGAACTGAAGGAAGGAATTCAGCACCCGGCGGATTTCGCCAACGTCGTTGGCAGCCGCCCGCTCGCTGCCGATTGCGTCGAATTCGTCGAAGAGGTAGACGCCTCGCGTCTTAGGCATCAGCTCGAAGATCGAATGCAGCTTGGCAGCGGTTTCGCCCATGAATTTCGTGATCAGGCTGTGAAGCTGGATAGACAAATGCGGAAGCTTCAGCTCGCCAGCCAAGGCACGTGATGTCATGGTTTTGCCGCATCCGGGCGGGCCGACCAGAAGGAGCTTTCTACGCGGCGACAGGCCATGTTCGCGTAGTTTCGACTTTTGCTTATATTCGCGTAAAACGAGATGAAGCTGTTTTTTGATCGGCTGGGACAGCACCATCTCGCTGAGACGGACGCTCGGATACGTTACCGCGAGCAGCTTGGCAAGTTCCCCGCTCGGCTGAACGATGGGTACGGCACCGCCAACCC
This window of the Paludisphaera borealis genome carries:
- a CDS encoding AAA family ATPase; this encodes MATAEQLKALLRSYSDADGEQFISVALQIAAHAARTGKSKLAEELKILVQDVRQKQRTQRVGGAVPIVQPSGELAKLLAVTYPSVRLSEMVLSQPIKKQLHLVLREYKQKSKLREHGLSPRRKLLLVGPPGCGKTMTSRALAGELKLPHLSIQLHSLITKFMGETAAKLHSIFELMPKTRGVYLFDEFDAIGSERAAANDVGEIRRVLNSFLQFLEQDDSDSIIVAATNLASMLDEALFRRFDEVIHYEKPTASEAGELILNRLARFGIDEVGVQQASEWALGLSYADICQACDAAAKESVLKDSNLVELAALKEAISQRQNRRAFKNEAEERE